In one Halorubrum sp. CBA1229 genomic region, the following are encoded:
- a CDS encoding 30S ribosomal protein S8, which produces MTGNDPFTNALAGMDNAESVGHLSYTVEPASNIIGSVLEVLYDRGYVDGFEYVDDGKAGKFEVELKGAINECGAVKPRYSAGADEFEKWEKRYLPARDYGTLIVTTSHGVMSHYEAREEGIGGQVIAYVY; this is translated from the coding sequence ATGACAGGAAACGATCCATTCACCAACGCGCTCGCCGGCATGGACAACGCCGAGAGCGTTGGCCACCTGTCGTACACGGTTGAGCCCGCCTCCAACATCATCGGCTCCGTCCTCGAGGTCCTCTACGACCGCGGGTACGTCGACGGCTTCGAGTACGTCGACGACGGGAAGGCCGGGAAGTTCGAGGTCGAACTGAAAGGCGCGATCAACGAGTGTGGCGCCGTCAAGCCCCGCTACTCCGCGGGCGCGGACGAGTTCGAGAAGTGGGAGAAGCGGTACCTCCCCGCCCGTGACTACGGGACGCTCATCGTCACGACGAGCCACGGCGTCATGAGCCACTACGAGGCCCGCGAAGAGGGCATCGGCGGCCAAGTGATCGCATACGTCTACTAA
- a CDS encoding 50S ribosomal protein L6 translates to MNRVEIEIPDDVSAETDHLELTVEGPNGSVTRRLWYPDVEVTVEDGVVAIASENEDAKTNATVGTFESHVANMIHGVTDGWEYTMEVYYAHFPMQVTVEGDEVVIENFLGERAQRRTPIRGDTDVQVDGETVTLSGSDKEAVGQTAADIEQLTKVTDKDTRVFQDGVYIVEKPTGGA, encoded by the coding sequence ATGAACAGAGTCGAAATCGAGATTCCGGACGACGTCTCCGCCGAGACCGACCACCTCGAACTCACCGTCGAGGGTCCCAACGGGAGCGTCACGCGACGCCTCTGGTACCCCGACGTCGAGGTCACGGTCGAGGACGGTGTCGTCGCGATCGCTTCCGAGAACGAGGACGCGAAGACGAACGCCACGGTCGGCACCTTCGAGAGCCACGTCGCTAACATGATCCACGGCGTCACCGACGGATGGGAGTACACGATGGAAGTGTACTACGCCCACTTCCCGATGCAGGTGACCGTGGAGGGCGACGAGGTCGTCATCGAGAACTTCCTCGGCGAGCGAGCACAGCGACGCACCCCGATCCGCGGGGACACGGACGTACAGGTCGACGGCGAGACGGTCACGCTCTCGGGCTCCGACAAGGAGGCCGTGGGGCAGACCGCCGCCGACATCGAACAGCTGACGAAGGTGACCGACAAGGACACGCGCGTCTTCCAGGACGGCGTGTACATCGTCGAGAAGCCCACCGGAGGTGCCTAA
- a CDS encoding 50S ribosomal protein L32e: protein MAEELEDISGVGPSKADALREAGYETVEDVKAASQSELSEVDGVGNALAARIKADVGGLEVDEEADAEIEDETEEEEEADEAAADEDVETELRPRGHADKTPELDDETARALAQKHREGKPQFNRQDYHKKKRIPTSWRKPRGGLSKQRRRMKAKGPVVEAGFRSPKASRDLHPSGFEEVRVHNTDDLEGVDGDTQAVRIASKVGGRKRELIEDEAEEREIRVLNPTYVEVEVDDDE, encoded by the coding sequence ATGGCCGAAGAACTGGAAGACATCAGCGGTGTCGGTCCCTCGAAGGCGGACGCCCTTCGCGAGGCCGGCTACGAGACGGTCGAGGACGTGAAGGCCGCCTCCCAGTCGGAGCTCTCCGAGGTCGACGGCGTCGGCAACGCGCTCGCAGCGCGTATCAAGGCCGACGTCGGCGGACTGGAGGTCGACGAGGAGGCGGACGCGGAGATCGAAGACGAGACGGAAGAGGAGGAGGAGGCCGACGAGGCCGCCGCCGACGAGGACGTCGAGACGGAGCTTCGCCCCCGCGGTCACGCCGATAAGACGCCGGAACTGGACGACGAGACCGCTCGCGCGCTCGCACAGAAGCACCGCGAGGGGAAACCGCAGTTCAACCGGCAGGACTACCACAAGAAAAAGCGGATCCCGACGTCGTGGCGCAAGCCGCGCGGCGGGCTCTCCAAGCAGCGCCGCCGCATGAAGGCGAAGGGCCCCGTCGTCGAGGCGGGCTTCCGCTCGCCGAAGGCGTCGCGCGACCTGCACCCGAGCGGCTTCGAGGAGGTCCGCGTGCATAACACGGACGACCTCGAGGGCGTCGACGGCGACACGCAGGCCGTGCGGATCGCCTCGAAGGTCGGCGGTCGCAAGCGCGAACTGATCGAAGACGAGGCGGAGGAGCGCGAGATCCG
- a CDS encoding 30S ribosomal protein S14: MSEANNDTGEHAAKRTSTRHTCRRCDREQGLVGKYDINLCRQCFREVARDMGFEKYS; the protein is encoded by the coding sequence ATGAGCGAAGCGAACAACGACACGGGCGAGCACGCGGCGAAGCGCACCAGCACCCGGCACACCTGCCGGCGGTGCGACCGCGAGCAGGGGCTTGTCGGCAAGTACGACATCAACCTCTGCAGGCAGTGTTTCCGCGAGGTCGCCCGAGACATGGGATTCGAGAAGTACAGCTGA